One segment of Panicum virgatum strain AP13 chromosome 1K, P.virgatum_v5, whole genome shotgun sequence DNA contains the following:
- the LOC120701934 gene encoding U-box domain-containing protein 9-like codes for MAKPTPVASAEEAAALRRRLRRLVAAVAAGSADAEAFDEAAEALAKLRDGELGPRKDRAVAAGGGVDKGGTEAAAVPEQFLCPISSEIMRDPVVLASGQTYDRRFIQEWLSAGNRTCPQTQQVLSNTILIPNHLVRSMISQWCTDNGITLPPVENQEEDLVTNNERKTFSKIFERIASSSNLSEQREAIKDLRLLTKCNSSLRAAIGEKPDSISQMISTVSNPELENNAEVLEDMVTTILNLSIHESNKKIIGDDPLAIPFLIRTLQSGTMEARSNAAAAIFSLSALNSNKAKIGELGAMRHLVDLLEHGSMIAKKDAASAIFNLCMLHENKSRATKSGVIDVTLKAIADDSLVDESLAILALLSGDHETVEEIGETGGVASMLRVIKEDQCKRNKENAVAVLFAVCMYDRTKLREIAEDENLNGSLAWLAQNGTSRARRKAAGILDKMKRAVHHTHYSC; via the exons ATGGCGAAGCCGACCCCGGtggcctcggcggaggaggcggcggcgctgcggcgccgGCTGAGGCGTCtggtggccgcggtggcggccgggagCGCCGACGCGGAGGCCTTTGACGAGGCGGCCGAGGCGCTCGCCAAGCTCAGGGACGGCGAGCTCGGCCCCCGCAAGGACCGCGCTGTTGCCGCTGGCGGCGGGGTGGACAAGGGCGGCACGGAGGCTGCCGCGGTCCCGGAGCAGTTCCTGTGCCCCATCTCCTCGGAGATCATGAGGGATcccgtcgtcctcgcctccgGCCAG ACATATGACCGTCGCTTCATTCAAGAATGGTTAAGTGCTGGAAACCGAACATGTCCACAGACCCAGCAAGTCCTTTCAAATACAATTCTCATCCCAAACCATCTTGTGAGAAGCATGATCTCACAGTGGTGCACGGATAATGGGATCACTCTGCCACCAGTTGAGAACCAAGAAGAAGATCTGGTCACAAATAATGAGCGGAAGACATTTAGTAAAATATTTGAGAGGATTGCATCATCGTCAAACCTATCTGAGCAGAGGGAAGCTATTAAAGATCTCAGGCTGCTGACTAAGTGCAACAGTTCACTGAGAGCAGCCATTGGAGAGAAACCAGATTCAATCTCACAGATGATTTCCACTGTATCTAACCCAGAGCTAGAGAACAATGCCGAGGTTCTGGAAGATATGGTGACAACTATTCTTAATCTTTCAATTCATGAGAGCAACAAGAAGATCATTGGAGATGACCCATTAGCAATCCCCTTCCTCATAAGGACCTTACAGTCAGGAACCATGGAGGCCCGCAGCAATGCTGCAGCTGCCATCTTCAGTTTGTCTGCTCTTAACAGCAACAAGGCAAAGATTGGTGAACTAGGCGCGATGAGACATCTGGTGGATCTCCTCGAACACGGCAGCATGATAGCGAAGAAAGATGCAGCATCAGCTATCTTCAACCTCTGCATGCTGCACGAGAACAAATCAAGGGCCACCAAGAGCGGGGTCATCGACGTGACCCTGAAGGCCATTGCTGACGACTCGCTTGTGGACGAGTCCCTGGCCATCCTTGCCCTGCTGTCAGGTGACCACGAGACGGTGGAGGAGATTGGCGAGACCGGCGGTGTGGCCTCCATGCTCCGCGTTATAAAGGAGGACCAGTGCAAGCGCAACAAGGAGAACGCGGTGGCGGTGCTGTTTGCGGTCTGCATGTACGACCGCACCAAGCTGCGGGAGATCGCGGAGGATGAGAACCTGAACGGCTCCCTCGCCTGGCTTGCGCAGAATGGCACCTCGAGGGCGCGGAGGAAGGCCGCTGGGATCCTCGACAAGATGAAGAGGGCCGTGCACCACACCCACTACTCTTGCTAG